Genomic DNA from Leptotrichia wadei:
TACATTCATTAAAGACCTTAAAATACAACGTTTTCCATTTATATCTTCTGGAATTTCTATATCTTTATATTCAACTGAATCAGCTTTAAACTCTTCTAAAAGATAATCAAGCCTTTTTTCCTGCTCTTTATTCTTTTCCATAACTCTACCTTCCTTCCATTATTCATTCAAATAATTTTTATAATTTCACAAATATTTTCCTTAATTCTGTTATTTCTAAATTTAATCTTCTTTCCCTAAAATTTCCTGTATTTCATTTTTAAGGCTTTCCAGTGTATATTTTTTCATTTCATCTTCCATAGCCTTCTGTATTGTTTCCATCTTTCTGTCAAGCAATTTATGAATATTTTTCCCCACAGGACATTCTGGATTCGGATTTTTATGAAAATTAAACAATTCATTATTTTCCAATGGTTCTATTGCCACATATACATCATAAAATGTTATCTCCTTTAGAGGTTTTGTCACTTCAATTCCTCCTATTCCTCTTGCAACTGTTATCAATCCTGCATTCTTCAATTGTGTTAAAATTTTTCTTATAATAACAGGATTTGTATTTATACTTCCAGCAAGAAAATCACTTGTAATCTTGTACTCATCTTTAAATACCTCTACACATGCAAAAATATGTAGTGCTATCGTAAATCTACTTGATATCTGCATAATCTCATTCTCCTTTTTTCTATATTTTTATTTTTTTTTAATGGCTTTTTTTATTTTCAAAACTTCAAAATTGACTCTGATATTCTATAAAACTTCTAATCTCCCTTTAGATGTAATAGTGATAGTTACATCTTATAAAATCATGATACAATATTTTTGATGTAATGTCAATAGTTACAACAAAAAAATTATAAATAAAAAACTTCTTTAATTAAGATTTTTTCTTAAATTTAAAGAAGTTTATTATATTCACTTTAAATTACTTTGTAACTTTAGGTAACTTTTATTATTTTACTCTTACCTTCAAACTTATAATTTATTTCCTAAAAAACTTGGTTTATATAATCTAATCTCTTTGTCTGCTTCTCTCATTTGTAAATCATTTTCATGAATATTTCATTTTTCATCAATATATCTTACAATTTCTCCATTAGAATCAAAATAGTATCTCTTTTCAGAAATTCCAAGAACTTTAGGATTTTCTTTCCATACAGACTCTCCTGTAGGCATTACTTTTATGATATGTTCTGTATGTGTCATTTTTTCATATATAAAGTAAACTTTATCATTTTTTATATAATATTCTCTATATTCATTTCCTGTTTCAAAATAAAAATAGCTTACTATTTTTTCAGTACATTTCCTTTATAGTAATAGCTAACTTCTCCTATAGCTCCATCATCTACCTCTTCTTTTCATACTGTCAATCTCTCTTTATCTGTTCCATCCTTTTCATTTCTTATTTCCTGTATTACAGGATTTACCTTAGCTACAGCATACACAGCAGTATTGAATGAAAAAAAATAACATAAACAATACAAAATTCGTTATTTTTCTCATAACAAAATATCTCCTTTTCTATTCTTCTTTAGGATGGGTCATTCCTCATTCTTTACGTAATTTTGTCATAATATCTATTCCAGCTTCATTTTGTTAATTTCTACTCAATAAAATATATCCTTGTTTCAAAGTGAAGTCAAGAAAAAGATAGAGTAAAAAAATAACAGTTTCATAATCATCGGTTTCCTTGTCATAAGACTTTTTTAATTATTTCTTACATTCGAATAATTTGTAGCTATCATTTAAATCCACCTCTTTATTATTGTACAAAAATCAATACAATTTGCTATTTTTACAACGAAAAGCTTTTCGTTTCATTTTTTATTTGTCATAATATCTTATACAATCTGTGATTCAATTAAAAATATAGAGATATTTTTAAAATTTATTCAATCATTTTCTTTATATTTCCACAATTTATACCAAAAGGTAACTATATAACAAAAAAGTGCATTCTTGCCATTTGTTTCATTATGTTATAAAATAAACATACAAAAGAAAAAGGAGGAATCATATATGAAAAATTATTCAATAGGAATTGCAGATGGAGCAAGAACAGAGTTTCATCAAACATTAGGATTAACAGGAGCGGAAGTAAGTTTTAACAGTTTACCTGCAGGTGTAAGCGTACCATTTGTTCATTCGCATAAAGAAAATGAGGAAATATACATAATTACAGAGGGTAAAGGTACTCTGACAATAGATGGTGAAGTTGTTAAAATAAAAAAAGGAAATGTAATTAAAATATCCCCTAATGGTAAAAGACAATTTGCAGCCGCAGATGATGAAGGTATCAGCTATGTATGTGTTCAAGTAAAAGAAAATTCATTAACTTCATATACTGAAAATGATGCCATTATATATTAATATTATATATTAATAGGGTTTGTCTCAAAAAAAAATTTAAAAAATAATGTGGAAACTGTATTTTTGAATTATTTAAAATTTTACTATTTTGAGACAGCTCTTTTTTTTGTACTTACTTAAAGTATCATATGATGGTATAATGAATGCAAGAGGTGATTTTATGAGAAAAATATATACAGAATGTCCAGTTGAATATACTGCTTCAATGATAGCTAATAAATGGAAAATACTAATATTGAGGGATTTATTAACTGGTACAAAAAGATATAATGAATTAACAAAATCTATAGTCGGAATCAGTGCAAAAGTTTTAACTGAAAATTTAAGACAACTTGAAAGTGATGGAATAGTTGTAAGAAAAGTATATCCAGTTGTTCCACCAAAAGTAGAATATTCTCTTACAAAGAAAGGTAGTGAACTAAAACCTATTTTTGATTTAATGAACGAATATGGAAATAAATATAAGAAAAAATAAGTATACTGCACCCAAAATTTTGGACACTCTCTAAATATAATATTATGAAAACTATATTTTGAATTAAAAGCTGTCTCATGAGGATTATTTTATGAAACAGCTTTTTCATTTTTTAATCATTTTTTACTAAAATATAAACTTTACATAAAAATTAAAGACCTGCTGGATCATAAAATATAATTCTCTTATCATAATCTATTGCTATATTGATCCCTTCGTTCATAGATAAAGTCGAATTTTTATAATATCCAAGTATTGTTACTCCTATATTTCTATATCTTAATCCATTAATTCTACATAATTTGAAATTCATAACAGTTCTCGTACCTCCTCCTCCGTGTACCTCTTCTCCCATCGTATACCTTCTTATAACCTTTCCTCCTTCACAATATCCCTTTTCAACTGTAATCTGAGGATAACCAAGTCCAAATGAAAAGCTCAAACTTCCTAAAACTAATGATAAAAGAATTACAATTCTTTTCATAAAAATCAGCACCTTTCTTAATATATTTTTCAATTTTATATTATTTTACATCACTATCCTTTCTTTTTTTTTGATTAGAATATAATTTGAATAATAAAAATTTCTAATTTAAAATACGACAAAAATATTTACATCGGTTTTTTGTGGTTTTTTAGTTTTTATAATACTTAGTTCCTCTTCCATTTCCAATAGTTACAATATATTTTTTCTCAACCAAAGATTTCAATAATTTCAAATTTTTGTCCTTTTTAAACCCTGTTATTTCTGATATTTCTTTATTCGATAAAATATTTCCATCTTTTAATATTTCAAATACAATTTTTTCATCTTTAGACAAAAATATTTTATTAAAAATTGTAAAAAGTGTGATTTTTATTGAGTTTTCATTGATTTCATAAATAGGTTTTGTGCTATAATTTCTGTAAATTTCATTTATTCTTCTTATTCCTGTTCCAAACATTTCAATATACTTCAATCTAAAAAAAACATTTCCCAAAATAGGATTTCTAAGTTGTGAAATTTGTCCGTTTAAATATTCTTTTTCAGTTATTCCCGAAGGCAATCCTCCTGGAGAAACAACTTCAATTCTATTCTCAAACATTGATATTCTTATATTTGAGTTTATATCCCAAGTTCTATGAATTATCGCATTTGCAATCACTTCTCTAAAAGCTTTTTCTGGTATTAATTCTTTTTCAATTCTTTCAAAACCCTGAATTTCCTCATATTTATAGTATCTTTCAAATACTTCTATAGTTTTATGAAATTGAGAAAAAATAGACATATTGACAAATGTATTTCGATCAAGAATCTCATTTATATCCTTACCAAATCTCGCAATATCTATTCCTGAAAATGAATTTTTATCTGCTACAAGTGCCGCAGCATTGTTATAACCTTCTTTATCATCATATAAATTCAATGTTTTAAGTAAATCAATAGAAAAATTTTCAATTGCAAGTTTTTCCTTTAATTCTTTTTTCAATACTTCAAATTTTAACTCTTGATCATTTGATCGTAATTCTTCAAAATATCTGTTCATTCCTTCCAAAGTAAGTCTATTCAATTCTAATCTGTCAACTTCAACAGTTGATGTATCATTTCTTTTATAGGCTTTTCCTTTGTATAAATACGGTTTATCAAGTCCCTCTTTAACTACAAGTGTTATAGTTTTATCCCTATTATTTTTTATAAAACTAAAATTAGGTTTTGGTACAATATTATCATTTATTTTATTTTCAAGACTTAAGCATGTCTCATCCAAATCATCTATCCCTACAATTTTTCCATTATCATCAATTCCAAAAATTATTCTACCTGAACCATAATTAGCAAAAGCACTCACTGTTTTTAAAAAAGTATTTGTTATCGTTAATTTTAATTCTAATTCTCTATTTTCTTTCATACCTTTAAATCCTCCTGAAAAAATTATACCATAATTCCGTCAAAAATACGACAAAAAAAATACGTCGGTTTTCTGACGCATTTTAATATCTATTACTTCTCTTTTTGATACTGCGAAACTGTTTTCCCTGTCCAATTTTTGAATGCTCGATAGAAGGACGAAATCTCTGTGTATCCAACCAGATAGGCTATTTCATCAATTGAAAGTTCCTCTGCTTCCAAATAGTTGAAAGTCATTATTTTCTGAATATCTTTCACCAGCTGATTAAAACTGGTATTTTCTGCCGACAGATTTCTTTGAAGAGTCCTTCCACTTATCCCAAACTCTTCTGCTACATTTTCTAAGCCAAACTGTCCACTAGGAATAAGCTGAAAAAATTTCATATTTCTATTTTTCCCTTCTCCTTTTTGCCGCCTTATATTGTGCGGGAAGTACAATTCCAAGTAAAGTAATATAAACACTTGTCATCATTGCAGGCGGATAAAAGGTGCACGATATTATTAACCCTATAATTTTTATAATTGTATCAATACTTAACCATCTCATCCTTATTTTTAATGATTCCTGTAGTTTCTCATCGTTTCTATTTGCTTTTCCTATCAAATGCCCAGAAATTATATTACAAAATGTAACAGCCAGAACTATTATCCCATAAAATCCTTGTGCTACACTACTGTTGTAATATGAAGTGACAAAAGAAGTCACATAAGGAAAAAACGAAGAAAAAAACAGTAAAACTACGTTTGCCCAGACAACTGCCGGTGTAATGTATTTTATTTTATGCCATTCATTATGCATATTTATCCACATTGTTCCAAGCCAGAAAAATGAAATCGTATATGCAAAAAAATTTACTCTTAAATTCCAAAGGGCTTTTAAAGTTGCTGTTTCAGGCTTTTTTAGCTCTAATATGAGAATTGTCATAATAATTGCAAGTACGGCATCCATAAAAGCTGCAAGTCTTTCCTTATTCATAATCAAACTCCATTCCATGATTTTATAATAATAGTACAATTGTATCATAAATCAGTAGAAAATTCAATTTTCAGTTTTTCATCTTCTTCATCTGAAACTTCTTCAAACCACTCTGCATCTCCAGCTGTAATGGCAATATGTGAAAACCAGCTGTCTTTCGTTGCTCCATGCCAATGCTTTACATTTTCATGATCAGTATTAGATTTACTACTCCTATTAATCCCTTCTTCTTTTTATTGCCTTATACTGTTCCGGAAATGCAATTCCAAATAAAGTAATATAAACACTTATCATCATTGCTGGCGGATAAAATATACACGATATTATTAACCCAATTATTTTTATACTTATATCAACTTTTATCCATCTTATCATTATTTTTAATGATTCCTGCAATTCTTTATCATGTTTATTCACCTTTTCTATCAGATACAACGAAATTATATTGCAGAATGTAACAGCTAGAACTATTATCCCATAAAATCCTTGTGCTACACTACTGTTATAATATGAAGTGACAAAAGAAGTTACATATGGAAAAAATGAAGAAAAGAAAAGTATTACTACATTTACCCAGACAATTGACGGTGTAATATATTTTATTTTATGCCATTCATTATGCAGATTTACCCACATTGTTCCAAGCCAGAAAAATGAAAGCGTATATGCAAAAAAATCTACTCTCAGATTCCAAAGGGCTTTTAAAGTTGCTGTTTCAGGCTTTTTTAGCTCTAATATGAGAATTGTCATAATAATTGCAAGTACGGCATCCATAAAAGCTGCAAGTCTTTCCTTATTCATAATCAAACTCCATTCCATGATTTTATAATAATAGTACAATTGTATCATAAATCAGTAGAAAATTCAATTTTCAGTTTTTCATCTTCTTCATCTGAAACTTCTTCAAACCACTCTGCATCTCCAGTTTCTATTCAGTATTTTAAGCTTTTCACCCAATCTACAACCTCAGATTCATTATAACTGCTGGAAAATCTTTGTCCATCAACCCAGTTTCCTGTTTTTGTCAATTTTTTCAATCTGTTTCCGCTAGTCCCATCTCCTGTTGACATTGATGTACCAAACGGAATTACAGTTTTTCCAGTAAAATCATTTTTCTTAACAAAATCATCCAGAACCCAGGAAGCCTCTCTCCACCAAATCGGATACCCGATAAATACGGTATCATATGAAGAAAAATCAGGAATAACCGCATTTTTCAATTCTACATTTCTACTATTTGGGTTATCATGTTCTCTGTTAACTCTACTATTTTTATCAGTCCAATTCAAATCATCACTTGTATACTCGTTTTTTACTTCCAATTTAACCAAATCTGCATTCGTTTCTCTCGCAATAATTTTAGCAACTCCTTCAGTTGTTCCAGTTTGCGAGTAATATACAACTAAGACTTTTCCGTTCCCTTTTTTTGCATTTCCGTTTTTTCTTGAATTTTGGTTATTTACTGCTGAAGAATTATTTCCACATGCAACAAATCCAAATAATACCGCCATATTTAAAATTACTTTACAAAATCTATTTACAAAATTTTTCATTTTTTTGTCTCCTGTTTTATTTTTAAATATACTCTATATTCTTTGTTTTATAAATTTTTATTATAAAACTGTGTCAATTTTCCACTAATTTCTTTCACAAACTCAGGCTTCCAGTAAGTTTGAATATGAGTTGCACCTTTTACTAAAAATAATTCTTTATTATTTGTTCCAGTTGCATTTTTAAAAACTTCTTCTGTCATATACAAACTATCAGCCTTATCTCCAGCTATCATTAATAATGGTTGATTTATCAAATCTACATTAGTGTTAACATCAAAAGACATTAAATCTAATAAGCTACTAACTGTATTATTAGTTTGAGAATTTGGGTGTTTATGAGTTACTCCATAATATTCATAACCATCTCTATACAATTCAAAAGGTAATGCTGCTATTTCTTCTTTTGTCATTCCATCTGCAAAAGCTGGTGTGTATCTAACTTCTCCACCTGCTGCTTCTTGTGCTCTTGCATCTGAAGCATCTTTTAAACGAGTTTGTATAGTATCCATTTGTGTACGATTATATCCATTACGTCTAACATCACCTGTATTAAACATACTTACAGTCGCTACAGTTTTAAATCTTTTATCTGTTTGTGCTACTTTTATTGAGTAGCCACCTCCACCACAAATTCCTAATAAACCTAATCTATTTTTATCTACACCAGGATATTGAGTTATGAAATCAGCTGCAGCTCTTATATCTTCCATACGATTTGCAGGTTTATCTACATAACGAGGTTTTCCTCCACTTGCTCCTTGATAAGCAGCATCAAAAGCTATTGTAACATATCCTTGTTCTGCTAATTTTTGTGCATATAACCCTGCAACTTGTTCTTTAACTCCACCATTTGGGTGTGCCACTACTATTGCTGGAAATTTACCATTTGGAGTATAATTTGCAGGTTTGTATACATTAGCTGCAATATCAATTCCATTAATTTTATAACTTACTTTTTCTACATTTACCTTTCCTTTTTCATTTTTTGTAATCGCTCCATCATATACAAATGTAAAAGGATTATTTCTATAATTTGCCATTGCTATACCTCCTATTAAAAATGTCATAATTGATAATAATTTTAGAAATTATAGCCAGGTGCTAATAATCTCATTAACTCTTCATCATGTTTATGTCTTATTTCTGACTTATCGTTAAAAATCATAACTGTCCCATTTTTACGATTATATGGTTCCCATTTTGGTAAACCTTCTGCATTAGGATTCCCTGTTCTTGCAAAATTTATCCAAACTTGACTAATTTTTCCTGCTAATTTATAAGCTTCTTTTTCTCTAACTTTTATAAGTCCTTCAATCTTATCTATATCATTAAATACAAATGGAATTTCTGCTGTGTGGAAAGACATTGCCATACCCTCAACCATAAGTTAGTCACTTTTCATATTTTACACTTTGCTTTTCCCAAAATTTTATAGCACTATCTATCCAATTTTCTGCTGAAGTTCCAATGCCTAATCCAAAGCCATGCTCTACATTTTTATATTTATGAAATTCTACTTTTAAGCCTGCTTTTTTCATTTCATTAAATCTATTTTCAACAACTCTTGGATTAGCAATTCCATCTCTGTCACCAACTGCCATAAATGTAGGAGGATCATTTAGTGTAAAACTAGCTAATCCTGTGTAAAGCATAACTATTGTATTGGGTTTAGTATAATTTTTTTCTCCAAAAGAAACTAAACCTCTTGAGCCAATTGCTGCAACCATCCTAGCTCCTGCTGAACTTCCCCATAAAGAGTAATTATTTATATCAACTTCAAATAAATCTTTATTTTCAATTATATATGATATTGCTCTTGCTAGGTCCTGAGTTGCCCTATAACCATCTTCAACTCTATATTGTAAAACAAAAGCATTATAACCTCTTTTATTTAATTCTATTGCATAAGGAAAACCCTCATGTATAGAACCAACATAGGAAAAGCCTCCACCCGCATTGATTATAGCAAAAGGTGCATTTTTATTTCCTTTAAAGAAAAATATTCCTGTATTTGCTTTGCTCTTATCTTCTTTTATTTCTTTATCGGTATAAATTTTATAGAATATCTCTTCACCCTTTTCACTTCTATCAATTATATAATTAATACTCTTTAAAGTTGTATCAGTATTTATATTATTATGATATGGTAATAAATAAGCTATATCTTTTAATTTTGAGTTTGGATTGTAACCATGTTCAAGAGGTAAAATAAATTTTGAAAACTCTTTTATACTTGGATAAGTTAAAAGTTCTTTTATTGTACTATCTTTATTTAAGTATTCTTTTTTTAACATTTTTTCTCCTCCAACACTTGCTTCTATACTTTTTATATAGAAAAAGTTAATAATAATTAAAATTAATATATTCAGTCTTCTCATAATATTTTAGAAATTATAGTCAGGTGCTAATAATTTCATTAACTCCTCATCATGTTTATATTTAACTTCTGACTTATCATCAAAAATCATAACTGCTCCATTTTTAGTATTATATGGTAACCATTTTGGTAAACCTTTCACATTAGGATTTCCTGTTCTTGCAAAATTTATCCAAGCTTGACTAATTTTTCCTGCTAATTTATAGGCATCCTTTCCTCTACCTTTTAAAGTTCCTTCAACTTTATCTATATTATTAAATACAAATGGAATTTCTGCTGTATGAAAAGACATTGCCATACCATCAATCATAGGATTATCCCAAGCAAAAATATAACTATATACTGGTGCTCCATTTTGATCTGCTTTTAATCTTGTTGTTTTCAATGTTTGTTTTCTTAATAAAGCATCAACATAAAGTGCATCTACTGCTTTTCTTTCTGGATAAGCCTTTTTAAATTCTTTCGCTATTGCTTCTGCTCTATCACCATATTTTTCTTGCATTTTCTTTTTTATTTCTGCATTAGTAAAAGTATTTTTATTTTCAACTTTATTATTTGATAATACAAATGGCATTGTTTCCCATTCTGTTAAGTTAGTACCTATTAATAAAGGAATCTCTCTTGATTGTTCTGAATATTTTTCTCCTACAGGTTCTACTGGAATATAGCTATCTAATTTAGGTGCCCAATCAAGTCCTGGTTGTCCAGTTAAAACATTTTTATAACCTTGTTCCTCAGCTGTTTTTGCTAAGGCTTTTTCTGTTGCTTCCATAACTTTTTCATAAGGTATTTTTTGAATTTCATCTACATTTTTTGCATTTAATCCTAAATTTTCAAGAGTTAATTCTGCAACTCTTCTAGTAGCTTTTTCTGGTAAAAGTGTCATTCCCATTTTTTCTACTGCTCCACTTTCAGATATAGCTTTGTGGAATAAACCTTTTGCAGCTGGTGTAGCCATAAGAGTTAAAACTTTTGCTCCTCCTCCTGACTCTCCAAATATAGTTACATTATTAGGATCTCCTCCAAATTCTTCTATGTTATCTCTTATCCATTCAAGAGAAGCAACTAAATCCATAATTCCAGCATTGGCAGAATTTTTATATTTTTCTCCATAAGCTGATAAATCTAAGAAACCTAGTGAATTTAATCTATGATTTACAGAAACTACTACTACATCTCCTTTTTTACTTAAATTTTTTCCATCAAAAATATAATTTTCAGCAGATGAACCGCTTCTAAAACCTCCACCATGTAACCATACCATTACTGGTCTTTTCTTTCCATCTTTTATACCAGGAGTCCATATATTTAAGTTATGAGAATTTTCACTCATCTCTAATTTAGGTCCTGCAAACCAACCTCCACTTGAAACCATACTCTCACCTTGTGAAAAATATGTTCCAAAAGTTACAGTTTGTTTAATACCATTCCATTTTTCTACTTTTTTAGGTGCCATAAATCTTTCGGCTCTTGCATAAGGTACACCTAAGTAAGTATATATTTCATCTTGAATAAATCCTTGTATTTTTCCACTTTCTGTTGTAGCTATTGTATTAGTATTTTGATTTACAGTATTTTCAATTTTTTTAACTACATTTTTATTTTCATTTGTTTCAGAAAATAATAAATTTCCAGTTCCAATTTGTAATAAAAATAAAGCTACTAATAGCATTTTTTTCATTTTTCAACAACTCCTTTTAATCTATTAGATGAATCACTATCAACTTCTTTATTTAAAATATTTACAACTTTTTCTAAATCACTTTTTTTAATTCCTAAATTAGTTATTAAATTAACATGTGAAGCTAATTGTGCCTCTCCACCTGATATTGTGGAAATGGTTGAAACTGTTGTTAATTCTCTATTTACATAGTTTAAATTATCTCTACTAAATAAATAACCAAATAAATGTGCCTTTAAAGCATAGTCAACTCCATCAAAATTTTGTAATAATCCACTGCTATCTCTTTGAGATAAAATACTTAAAGTTTCTGTTCCATATTCATAGTAATTTATATCCCCCTTATTTGTAGGAACTTTCCCTTCAATATCTTTTTTACCATTAACTTTTCTTTCTTCTAACACTTTATTTAAAGTAAGCATTCCATTTAGTGCTCTTGGAAAACCTATATAAGCATATTGATGATTTAAAATTTCTCTTATTTCATTAATAGTTAAACCTTTATCTAATCCCTTATTCAAAGCTACTTTTAATTTATTTAAATCTCCTTTTGCCGTATTAGCTGCTATTGAAACAATAGCTAGTTGTTTTTCTGTCAAAGAAGTATTTTGTTTATGTTTCTCAATAGAAATTTTCAATCTTTCTTCTGTTGGTTTTTCATTTAATTCAACTTTTTCAAACCAAGTAGTTGTATTATTTTCAGTATCAGGTGTTATTACTAAGTGGGACATTGAAGTTGTTTCCCCAGCTCCATGCCAATGTTTTACATCTGCTGGTATCCATACAACATCACCTTTCTTTACATATTGAATTTCCTTACCCCATTCTTGAACTCTACCTTCTCCCTCAGTTATATATAAATATTGCCCTTTTGAATGTGAATGCCAATTGTTAACTACTCCAACTTCAAAATCTACTATTGCAACACTATCCTTAGATATATCAATTTGTGGTAAGATTGCAAACTCTGCTTCTCCTGAAAAATATTTTGGATCTGCTTTGATATATTTTAAATTTTCTTTTTTAGTAATACTTAGATTATTTACTGAATTTGCCATAATTAAATTTCCTCCCAGTAAAAAAATTATAAAAGTTAATATATATTTTTTTATTTTTTTCATTCTTTTCTTTCCAAATTTTATTTTAAGAGTCAAAATTATTTATTTTAGCATTTTTTTATTCCACATGAACTTTATCAAGATTTTCATGTGCTTTTATTACTCTGCTATTTTTATTTTGCTAATCCTTTTTCTTTCATCCATTTTTCCATGGCATTTGCTACTTCTCTATTATTTAAATCTGCCATCATAAAGTGTGTACTTCCTTTTATTCCTATATCAGGTAGCATTACAACTTTTACATCTCCACCTGCTTCATTCATCATTTTTTCCCATTTTTTAGCTAAATTTACTCTTATTCTCCAATTATCTAAACCCCAGTTATCAGTTAATTCAGTTGGAATATTATCACCAAAATATACAACTATTGGAATTTTAGTTAATTTTTTAAATTCAGCATCAGACACTTCATAGCCACTAGCTGGAAATGGACTTGTTGTTTTTTCAACTTCTGGTAATTTTCCTTTTGGAAATGGGAAAGTTCCAGGTTCTAATGCAATTACTCCTTTTACTTTGTCAGAAGCTATGGCAGTGTCCCAACCAGGTCCTCCACCAGCAGAATGAGTTACTAAAACTCCATTTCCTGATTTTTCAAAAACTTTTACCATCGCATCACTTATAACTTTTTGGTCAAAATCTCCAGTATCAGGAGTCATTTGTCTAAAAAATTGCTCACGAGATTCATTATCTCTTGGTACAGAAACATTATCATATATTCCTGGCCATTGCCCTATACGAAAATTGTTATACCAAAGTTGGTCATCAGGTCTTGCTGTTAAATTTCTTGGAACTGTTGACTGCCCAGCTCTACCACGTCTAGGCTGGTCAACAATATATGTACTGTATCCTTTTTCCAAAAATATATTTTGAAATCCATCTCTTCCATCTGGTGTACTTTCCCAACTTTTTCCTGACTGTCCATACCCATGTAAAAATACAATACTATTCTTTTTTGCTTTTACTGGCTTTTGATAAAATACATAGGCATGATCTCCATGTAATGTTTCCCCATCAAAATTCATAGGCTCGGAATCTTTATATTCTCCTGGTGATGTTACAACTGTTCCTCCTGCCATAAAACTTCCCTGTTCTTTAATTGTTACAGGCTTCTGAAATCCAAAACTTGCAGTTGCTGATAATATCCCTATTGCCATTAATAATATTAAATTTTTTTTCATATATAATCTCCTTCAT
This window encodes:
- a CDS encoding flavodoxin → MKNFVNRFCKVILNMAVLFGFVACGNNSSAVNNQNSRKNGNAKKGNGKVLVVYYSQTGTTEGVAKIIARETNADLVKLEVKNEYTSDDLNWTDKNSRVNREHDNPNSRNVELKNAVIPDFSSYDTVFIGYPIWWREASWVLDDFVKKNDFTGKTVIPFGTSMSTGDGTSGNRLKKLTKTGNWVDGQRFSSSYNESEVVDWVKSLKY
- a CDS encoding TMEM175 family protein — translated: MNKERLAAFMDAVLAIIMTILILELKKPETATLKALWNLRVDFFAYTLSFFWLGTMWVNLHNEWHKIKYITPSIVWVNVVILFFSSFFPYVTSFVTSYYNSSVAQGFYGIIVLAVTFCNIISLYLIEKVNKHDKELQESLKIMIRWIKVDISIKIIGLIISCIFYPPAMMISVYITLFGIAFPEQYKAIKRRRD
- a CDS encoding alpha/beta hydrolase; its protein translation is MANYRNNPFTFVYDGAITKNEKGKVNVEKVSYKINGIDIAANVYKPANYTPNGKFPAIVVAHPNGGVKEQVAGLYAQKLAEQGYVTIAFDAAYQGASGGKPRYVDKPANRMEDIRAAADFITQYPGVDKNRLGLLGICGGGGYSIKVAQTDKRFKTVATVSMFNTGDVRRNGYNRTQMDTIQTRLKDASDARAQEAAGGEVRYTPAFADGMTKEEIAALPFELYRDGYEYYGVTHKHPNSQTNNTVSSLLDLMSFDVNTNVDLINQPLLMIAGDKADSLYMTEEVFKNATGTNNKELFLVKGATHIQTYWKPEFVKEISGKLTQFYNKNL
- a CDS encoding helix-turn-helix domain-containing protein gives rise to the protein MKFFQLIPSGQFGLENVAEEFGISGRTLQRNLSAENTSFNQLVKDIQKIMTFNYLEAEELSIDEIAYLVGYTEISSFYRAFKNWTGKTVSQYQKEK
- a CDS encoding carboxylesterase family protein; the protein is MVEGMAMSFHTAEIPFVFNDIDKIEGLIKVREKEAYKLAGKISQVWINFARTGNPNAEGLPKWEPYNRKNGTVMIFNDKSEIRHKHDEELMRLLAPGYNF
- a CDS encoding RNA-binding domain-containing protein; the protein is MKENRELELKLTITNTFLKTVSAFANYGSGRIIFGIDDNGKIVGIDDLDETCLSLENKINDNIVPKPNFSFIKNNRDKTITLVVKEGLDKPYLYKGKAYKRNDTSTVEVDRLELNRLTLEGMNRYFEELRSNDQELKFEVLKKELKEKLAIENFSIDLLKTLNLYDDKEGYNNAAALVADKNSFSGIDIARFGKDINEILDRNTFVNMSIFSQFHKTIEVFERYYKYEEIQGFERIEKELIPEKAFREVIANAIIHRTWDINSNIRISMFENRIEVVSPGGLPSGITEKEYLNGQISQLRNPILGNVFFRLKYIEMFGTGIRRINEIYRNYSTKPIYEINENSIKITLFTIFNKIFLSKDEKIVFEILKDGNILSNKEISEITGFKKDKNLKLLKSLVEKKYIVTIGNGRGTKYYKN
- a CDS encoding TMEM175 family protein, which produces MNKERLAAFMDAVLAIIMTILILELKKPETATLKALWNLRVNFFAYTISFFWLGTMWINMHNEWHKIKYITPAVVWANVVLLFFSSFFPYVTSFVTSYYNSSVAQGFYGIIVLAVTFCNIISGHLIGKANRNDEKLQESLKIRMRWLSIDTIIKIIGLIISCTFYPPAMMTSVYITLLGIVLPAQYKAAKRRREK
- a CDS encoding cupin domain-containing protein, giving the protein MKNYSIGIADGARTEFHQTLGLTGAEVSFNSLPAGVSVPFVHSHKENEEIYIITEGKGTLTIDGEVVKIKKGNVIKISPNGKRQFAAADDEGISYVCVQVKENSLTSYTENDAIIY
- a CDS encoding winged helix-turn-helix transcriptional regulator, producing the protein MNARGDFMRKIYTECPVEYTASMIANKWKILILRDLLTGTKRYNELTKSIVGISAKVLTENLRQLESDGIVVRKVYPVVPPKVEYSLTKKGSELKPIFDLMNEYGNKYKKK
- a CDS encoding Rrf2 family transcriptional regulator → MQISSRFTIALHIFACVEVFKDEYKITSDFLAGSINTNPVIIRKILTQLKNAGLITVARGIGGIEVTKPLKEITFYDVYVAIEPLENNELFNFHKNPNPECPVGKNIHKLLDRKMETIQKAMEDEMKKYTLESLKNEIQEILGKED